TTAATGTCGTGCCATCGGTCAACGTCGTCGTGCTGGCGGAAGCTGTCGTATCAGCAGCCGTGGCAGTCGAAGCGCGTGTTGTCTCCTCAGTTGACGCCTGTTTGTCGTCGTCGCCACCAAACAGATTTCGAAGCGAGTCGAGGATCCCACCACCATCACTCGGGGCCGGACCCTGCGAGTTCGCCGTCGACCCAATCAGGTTTGCCGCACACTCCCCACACTCGGTCGCCTTCGGGCCGACTTCCGCCTCGCACTCGTGACAATATCGCATTGGGTCGAGTATGTTCCCCCAATTCCCATAAGCGTTTCTCACGCAAGAAACTCGACGGGTCGAAGTAACCTCTTTTAGGTTGCCACACGGTTTTCCACTATGGCAGCAGGCGATGTCACGGAAGTGACGATGGGTTCGTGTACTGACCTCTACTATGTCGATACCGGAATGTACGACTCGCCGGGCTACGGCGCGGTGTACGTTCTCGACGCCGAGCGTCCCGCAGTCGTCGATACCGGGATCGGCACGAACTACGAGTACGTGAAGGATGCCATCGACACAGTCGGACTCACGACCGAGGAGATCGAGGTCATCGCGCCGACACACGTCCACCTCGACCACGCCGGTGGGGCGGGTTTTCTTGCCGCGGACTGTCCGAATGCGGACGTCTACACACACGAGATCGGCGTCCCGCATCTCGCCGACCCATCACGACTCGTGGAGGGAACCAGGGCCGCTGTCGGCGATCAGTGGCAGTATTACACCGATCCGAAGCCGGTTCCCGAAGACCGTCTCCGGGCGCTCACTGATGGCGACGTCATCGATCTGGGCGATCACGAACTCCGTGTCCACCACGCGCCGGGCCACGCCCCCCACCAGGTCGTCTTCGAGGATCCGGCGAACGACGCGGTCTTTACCGCCGACGCCGCCGGGATCTACGTGCCAGAACTGGACCGGATCGAACCCACCTCGCCGCCGTCGAACTTCGACCTCGAAGGGGCGCTCGACGACGTCGAAACGCTCCGGGAGATCGATCCGGAGACGCTGCTGTTTGCCCACTTCGGCCCAGCCCCGACGGCGGGCCTCCTCGACGAGTACGAGACGGTACTCTCCGAGTGGGTCGAAAGCGTCGAGGAAAAGCGTGCAGTGCTCGGTAACGACGAGGCCGTCGTGGACCACTTCGTCGATGGCGTCGACGAGGACCTGATCGAGGTCTGGGGCGAACACAAGGCACGCGCGGAGACGGCGATGAACGTCCGCGGCGTCCTCGGCTATCTCGACCATCGGTAAAACAACTCTAAACCGCCGCTATGTTCATACCGTTTTATTATGATGGTGGACAGTCACTCCCATATGAACTGGAGGGACGCCGAGGCGGAGTTCGACGATCACGTAACCGAGATGAGCACGTTGCCGCGGCTGTTCGAGGTGGCGGCCGAGCGCCACGCGGATCGACCCGCCCAGCAGTACAAGGGTGGGGTCTACGATCGCTCACTGACCGAGTCCGTGCTTCCCGAAGCGCCCGACGACGAGTTCCGCGCCATCCCATACGCCGAGATGCGCGATATCGTGCACCATCTAGCGGCGGGATTCCGCGATCTCGGCGTCGCGGATGGCACCCGTGTTGGACTCTTTGCCGACACCCGCATGGAGTGGGCACAGACCGACTTCAGCCTCCTCGCGGCGGGCGGCGTCGTCACCACAGTCTACACCGGTTCCTCACCGCACCAGGCCCAGTACCTGCTGGACGATCCGGGTGCAGAGGGCGTCGTCGTCGAAAACGCGGAGCTGCTTGACCGGATCCTCTCCGTCGAGGACGAGCTCGATCTGGAGTTCATCGTCGTGATGGACAGCTACGACGAGAGCGACGACGCCTACGACCGCGAGGACATCTATACGCTCGCCGACGTCCACGATCGCGGCGCGGACAGGTACGACCCGGACGAATACGAAGGATGGCTCGACGAGCGTGATGTGGAGGATCTCGCCAGCCTGATATACACGTCCGGAACCACTGGCCAGCCCAAGGGCGTCCAGTTGACCCACGCCAACTTCCGCTCGAACGTCAATCAGGTGTACAGACGGTACGGCCCGCGCCCCGACAAGGGCGACACGCCGGTTATCGACGAACACACCCGGACTGTCTCCTTCCTGCCCCTCGCACACGTCTTCGAGCGGATGGCCGGACACTTCCTCATGTTCGGCGTCGGGGCCTGCGTCGCCTACGCCGAGAGCTCCGACACCATTCAGGCGGACTTCGAGCAGGTCGGGCCGACGACCGCGACCAGCGTCCCGCGGGTGTACGAGAAGATGTACGACGCGATCCGCGAGCAGGCCCAGGAATCGGACATCAAAGCCCGGATCTTCGCCTGGGCGACCGACGTCGGACAGACGTACCACGAGACCGACGACCCCGGCTTCGTCCTCGAAACGAAGCGAACTGTCGCCGACAAACTCGTTTTCAGCACGGTCAAGGAGGCGCTGGGCGGAAATATCGAGTTTTTCATCAGCGGAGGCGGCAGCCTCTCGTCAGAGCTCTGTGCGCTATATCATGGGATGGGCCTGCCGATTATGGAGGGGTACGGCCTGACCGAGACCTCACCCGTCGTCGCAGTCAACCCGCCCGAGGAGCCGAAGGTCGGAACGATCGGTCCCCCAGTGGTCGACGTCGACGTCCGGATCGACGAGAGCCTCGCGGGCGACGAGTTCGCGGATCTGCCCGGCGAGGTCGGCGAGTTGCTCGTTCGAGGCCCGAACGTCACTGAAGGGTACTGGGAGAAGCCAGACGCCACTGCGGGCGCGTTCACCGAGCTAGAGAGTGAAGCGGCGTCCGCAGATGGCGGCGAGGGGGAGACAGACCGCTGGTTCCGGACTGGCGACATCGTTCACCAGCGTCCTGACGACTACATCGAGTTCAAAGAGCGAGCAAAACAGATCATGGTGCTCTCGACGGGCAAAAACGTCGCTCCGGCCCCCATCGAGGACGCCTTCGCTTCCAGCGAGGTTGTCGAACAGTGCATGGTCGTCGGCGACAGCCGGAAGTTCGTCGGCGCGCTGATCGCACCCAACGTGGAGGGGATCCGCTCGTGGGCCGAGGAGGACGGAATTGACCTGCCAGCCAGTCACAGTGCGCTTATCGAGGACGACCGCGTCCGTGAGCGGATCCATCAGGAAGTCGACGCCGTAAACGAGAACTTCGAGTCCTACGAGACGATCAAGAAGTTCCGGCTCGTCTCCGAGGAGTTCACCGAGGATAACGATCTGATGACGCCGACGATGAAGAAGAAACGCCGGAACATCATCGACCGGTTCGATGATCAGATCGAGGATATGTACGAGGATTGAGCTAGTTAGAAACTGTAGTATTACCCTTTGCCAGTGCTTTTGGAGCTGATATCCATCCAGATAACCCGCCCAATTTATTATTATCGAATGAGATTGTCAGGTAGAGCATGAGCTGGCGAGAAGCAGAACGGGAGTACACGGACGATGTAACGGGCATGACAACGATACCCCGGCTGTTCGCCGAGACGGTCGAGCGAAACCCCGACCAGCCAGCACAGCGGTACAAGGGCGGTATCTACGATCGGTCGCTGGCTGGGTCGGTACTCGAGGCGGCATCGGACGGCGAGTTCGCAGAAATCACGTACGACGAGATGGCGGAGGTCGTTCGACGACTCGCCGCGGGGTTCCACGAACTGGGCGTCGAGAGCGGCGAGCGCGTCGCCATCTTCGGCGACACGCGCATGGAGTGGGCCCAGAGCGACTTCGCACTCCTCTCGGCAGGAGCAGTCGTAACGACGATCTATGAGAGCTCTTCGGAGGCACAGGTCGAGTACCTGCTCGACGATCCCGACGCAACTGGTGTCGTCGTCGAAAATCAAAAACACCTCGAACGGGTTCTCTCGGTCGCCGACGGGCTCGATCTGGAGTTCATCGTGTCGATGGACGAACTCGGTCCGGAGTATCAGGACCGCGAAGACGAAGGGATCTACACGCTCGACGAGGTGTACGCGCTCGGCGAGGAGACCTTCGATCCCGACGCCTTCGAGGGCTGGATCGACGAGCAGTCTGTTGGCGACCTCGCGACCCTGATCTACACCTCCGGAACCACGGGCCAGCCCAAAGGCGTCAAACTCACTCACCGGAACCTCCGGGCCAACGTCAACCAGACGTACAGACGGTACGCTCCCCGGTCAGACAAGACCGCAGACCTGCCAACGCTCGATACCGATACCGACACAGTCTCGTTCCTGCCGCTTGCACACGTCTACGAGCGTACCGTCGGCCACTTCCTGATGTTCGCGGTCGGCGCGACGGTCGCCTATGCCGAGAGCACCGACACGCTCAAAGACGACTTTCAGGCGATCCGCCCGACTGCGTCGACGAGCGTTCCCCGCGTCTACGAGAAGATGTACGACGCGATCCGCGAGCAGGCCCAGGAGTCCGACGTCAAAGCGCGGATCTTCGAGTGGGCCACCGAGGTAAGCAAGTCCTACCAGCAGGCTCAGTCGCCGGGGATCGGACTCAAAACGAAGATGAAGATCGCCGACACGCTCGTGTTCTCCGATGTGCGGGACGCACTGGGTGGCAACATCGAGATCATGAACTCCGGCGGCGGGACGCTTTCTCCCGATCTCTGTCGGCTCTATCACGGGATGGGTCTACCGATCTACGAGGGCTACGGGCTGACCGAGACCTCCCCGGTCGTTTCGACGAACCCTGCGGAAGACACCAAGATCGGCACGATCGGCCTCCCGCTGCCCGGCGTCGAGGTCAAGGTCGACACCTCGGTGGTCCCACGCCAGCAGTTCGACGACGCGATGGGCGAGATCGGCGAGTTGCTCGTGCAGGGACCGAACGTCGCCGAGGGGTACTGGGAAAAGCCCGAGGCCACAGAGGAGGCGTTCGTCGAGGACGAGGACGGTCGCTGGTTCCGGACCGGCGACATCGTCCAGCAACGCCCCGACGACTATCTGGTCTTCCGCGAGCGCGCAAAGCAACTGCTCGTGCTGTCGACAGGGAAAAACGTCGCCCCGGCACCGATCGAGGACGCCTTCGCGTCGAACCAGCTCGTCGAGCAGTGTTTCGTGGTCGGCGACGGCCGGAAGTTCGTCGGCGCGCTCCTGGTGCCGAACGTCGAGCGGATTCGCACGTGGGCAGAGAACGAGGGAATCGATCTGCCGGACTCGGCCGAGGAGCTCTGCTCCGACGAGCGCGTTATCGAGCGAAT
This sequence is a window from Natranaeroarchaeum aerophilus. Protein-coding genes within it:
- a CDS encoding AMP-dependent synthetase/ligase, with protein sequence MNWRDAEAEFDDHVTEMSTLPRLFEVAAERHADRPAQQYKGGVYDRSLTESVLPEAPDDEFRAIPYAEMRDIVHHLAAGFRDLGVADGTRVGLFADTRMEWAQTDFSLLAAGGVVTTVYTGSSPHQAQYLLDDPGAEGVVVENAELLDRILSVEDELDLEFIVVMDSYDESDDAYDREDIYTLADVHDRGADRYDPDEYEGWLDERDVEDLASLIYTSGTTGQPKGVQLTHANFRSNVNQVYRRYGPRPDKGDTPVIDEHTRTVSFLPLAHVFERMAGHFLMFGVGACVAYAESSDTIQADFEQVGPTTATSVPRVYEKMYDAIREQAQESDIKARIFAWATDVGQTYHETDDPGFVLETKRTVADKLVFSTVKEALGGNIEFFISGGGSLSSELCALYHGMGLPIMEGYGLTETSPVVAVNPPEEPKVGTIGPPVVDVDVRIDESLAGDEFADLPGEVGELLVRGPNVTEGYWEKPDATAGAFTELESEAASADGGEGETDRWFRTGDIVHQRPDDYIEFKERAKQIMVLSTGKNVAPAPIEDAFASSEVVEQCMVVGDSRKFVGALIAPNVEGIRSWAEEDGIDLPASHSALIEDDRVRERIHQEVDAVNENFESYETIKKFRLVSEEFTEDNDLMTPTMKKKRRNIIDRFDDQIEDMYED
- a CDS encoding AMP-dependent synthetase/ligase; its protein translation is MSWREAEREYTDDVTGMTTIPRLFAETVERNPDQPAQRYKGGIYDRSLAGSVLEAASDGEFAEITYDEMAEVVRRLAAGFHELGVESGERVAIFGDTRMEWAQSDFALLSAGAVVTTIYESSSEAQVEYLLDDPDATGVVVENQKHLERVLSVADGLDLEFIVSMDELGPEYQDREDEGIYTLDEVYALGEETFDPDAFEGWIDEQSVGDLATLIYTSGTTGQPKGVKLTHRNLRANVNQTYRRYAPRSDKTADLPTLDTDTDTVSFLPLAHVYERTVGHFLMFAVGATVAYAESTDTLKDDFQAIRPTASTSVPRVYEKMYDAIREQAQESDVKARIFEWATEVSKSYQQAQSPGIGLKTKMKIADTLVFSDVRDALGGNIEIMNSGGGTLSPDLCRLYHGMGLPIYEGYGLTETSPVVSTNPAEDTKIGTIGLPLPGVEVKVDTSVVPRQQFDDAMGEIGELLVQGPNVAEGYWEKPEATEEAFVEDEDGRWFRTGDIVQQRPDDYLVFRERAKQLLVLSTGKNVAPAPIEDAFASNQLVEQCFVVGDGRKFVGALLVPNVERIRTWAENEGIDLPDSAEELCSDERVIERIQQEVDAVNDDFEHHEQIKQFRLVPIEFTEDNDLLTPTMKKKRRNIFDMYADEIESIYADPDPDASGGAATPAESE
- a CDS encoding MBL fold metallo-hydrolase, giving the protein MAAGDVTEVTMGSCTDLYYVDTGMYDSPGYGAVYVLDAERPAVVDTGIGTNYEYVKDAIDTVGLTTEEIEVIAPTHVHLDHAGGAGFLAADCPNADVYTHEIGVPHLADPSRLVEGTRAAVGDQWQYYTDPKPVPEDRLRALTDGDVIDLGDHELRVHHAPGHAPHQVVFEDPANDAVFTADAAGIYVPELDRIEPTSPPSNFDLEGALDDVETLREIDPETLLFAHFGPAPTAGLLDEYETVLSEWVESVEEKRAVLGNDEAVVDHFVDGVDEDLIEVWGEHKARAETAMNVRGVLGYLDHR